The nucleotide window gaaataatttatagtttctaagttatattaagtcttaagtagtgacgagataattcatccatgaagtcaatatattataaaattaatttacacatctttctatttagagtatgacgcatttttttctattttcatgatttctgtCATCCGGCTCATACTTCCCCCCCCttccaaaataatacatgattatttttattctcattgatttcGGAATAACtacgttatatttttattttcttgatcaataatatatttgaaacataaagtaatacaataaatcaagaacaatataagaaaataggAAAGTATAAGCCGGATGacgaaaatcatgaaaagaagaaaaaatacgtcctactccaaatagaaagattgatttcatggatgaattatcctcGACACTAATTAAgatttaatataacttagaaactttcagttatttgatatttgacaatgacgatataaacacacaatttttttatatcactattgtcaaatatcaaataatttaatattttgaagttataataagttataagtcgtgttgaaaattattaatttaagatgtataaattaattttataatagattaatgtattaaaaatataaattagttttaaaggcttacaaatcaatctaaattaatgtataaatgataataaataacttaaaaaccctttaatgatttttagtgataaaacccctcaattaaagatgaatcgtaaaaaaacccctcaactaaaaatccaatgaaataaaccctcaacttataaaccgttaacatatgtcaccctccgtcacggttttttagacggagggtaacatatgttaacggaactaaagttgatggtttatttcacaggatttttagttgaggattttttttacgattcatctttagttgaggggtttaattactaaaaaccctttttataattttgaaaacaatagtaagtgttatatatattttaatgaatacTTAATTTGCCTAATGGTCTTAAGTCGTGTGAGTTGGCATTATAATCGTACGACCTAGCGTCCCTTCACTCATGCCATTGGTCGTATGCAACGCTAAGGCCCTAGGGAGagacattttttaatttttatcctTACAAATTTCAAAGTTCATGAAGCTAGTGATATGGAACTTGAGAATCaacattttttacgaaaaatagtGGAGATGAAAAGTTCCAGGtccaaaaaaaatctgaaaaatgtTGTAATAACTTCTTGTGGTATCATGTATGGTTTGGGAACTTTAATAAGAATGTTTGTACCTTGTTTGCTGAGATGTGTGAAATTCCCAATTAAACGCCAGAGAACGATGGAAATTTAGAATATGCAAGTTTGTATCATTTGTTAAGGATTTGTATTAGCCATaaaaccacataataaaattctGAATCAACCTTCTCGTGTTCTTTAGACATGGAATTTATGTATTTCCAATCACTAGTACTTGTTTCAAGTTCAGTTGCTATAGCTTTCTTCATCTATCTCCTTTAATTGAAAGTATTCCAACCTCTTCCCCcatttttttttactctctttCTTTTGATACCGTTCTCTTGGCCGACTTGATTTATTCAGGACCAGCTCAGGTTTGGACGACACAAACGATTCAACAAAATAAATGCAATTAGCATCCTCTCATCGTTGCGCTTAAGTTGTGAACCGTTTCTACTGTAACCAGTCAATAAAAGGGTAATGGGAAAACCAGAAACGAGACGTGATTGAAGCTTTAAACGCAAACAttgcatatattatatttgtctTTTAACGAAAAGCAAACTAGCACCTGAGTTCCGTTATAATCAATCCGAACCATATATCTCAAGAAGCACTAgatatttgaaacaaaaaacgCAAAGCAAATTTCCAAAGATTAAAAAAGCAGAGAGCTCAAAAGATCCTTTGTGGTGGTCCCATGGTGCTCTTCAAGTACAAACACCTTACCTGCAcaagattaaaataaaaaaggagaTTAGAGAGCGGTTCAGATAGACTAACTGTAGATAGTTTATACATACGTTTTGCCAATTCTTCTTCAACAGCGAGACAAGGAAGTTAACACTCATCTGAACATTCTGAAAGAGCTGCTTCTCTTCCATGGAAAGGTTACCAACAGCAACACCCATACACAAAACCTTCTTCAACTGGAACTTCACTGTCGCTTTTGTCTCATTCACCTTCCCTTCCAACGACTCTTGGTGACTCACTAGCGTCGGGAACTTTCCTGTAAACCAATCAAAACACCATATAAAGAAAATTCATACCAACAAGAAATCCAAAAATCACAATCAAAACTGATTCAAAAAACATACAAGACACTACTTGCCTGCCTTGTTAAGACCAGGACCAAGAAGACGAGGGATCTGCTTAATGACCGATTCAGAAGCAAGGAAAGCATGGTACTTCTTGGCAAGCTTCTTAACAAGCTTCTTGTTCTTGTTGAGCTTTTTCAAAGCCTCAACGTCCATATAGTCTAGTCCAATCTTCTCAGCCTAATTCATTAACCCCAAATACTTTTTTTGCATTAATAATCATTTATAGCCCAATTcagaatattattattattataaatcacCTCCTCAACATGCTGAGCATCTCCAAGCATACAGATCTTCATTTTAGGGCGAGGAATGTGAGGGAGCTTGACAGAACCACTGAAACGTTTGTCCTTTTGTGGGTCGTAGTTCTTGAGACCAATCTGAAGCTCAACCGTTTCGACAAAGTTGCGTTTTTTCTCATCGGCTTTGCCCTTAACAGCTGTGATCCCTTCTCTAAGAACCTCGCTTTGAAGCTTACTGTACACAAAACATAATCATACGCAATAGCAATTGAGATCGGTCTGTAAGGCAATTGGGAGATGTTAAAAGGTACCTCATCTTGAGTTGCTCTCAATTG belongs to Brassica rapa cultivar Chiifu-401-42 chromosome A07, CAAS_Brap_v3.01, whole genome shotgun sequence and includes:
- the LOC103829674 gene encoding 60S ribosomal protein L10a-2, whose product is MSKLQSEVLREGITAVKGKADEKKRNFVETVELQIGLKNYDPQKDKRFSGSVKLPHIPRPKMKICMLGDAQHVEEAEKIGLDYMDVEALKKLNKNKKLVKKLAKKYHAFLASESVIKQIPRLLGPGLNKAGKFPTLVSHQESLEGKVNETKATVKFQLKKVLCMGVAVGNLSMEEKQLFQNVQMSVNFLVSLLKKNWQNVRCLYLKSTMGPPQRIF